The following proteins are encoded in a genomic region of Streptomyces lunaelactis:
- a CDS encoding TerB family tellurite resistance protein, which translates to MLPWGHPRARRATGELRRCHVRRDQGLFGRKLLVCGVHTSWNTVGDGEFFCADCGGDRNYRRRTGRRRFTVLGLPLLPRGSAGPVVECAACRTHFGMDALDHPTTSRFSAMLRDAVHTVALAVLASGGTSSRTVREIAVATVRAAGLDDCTEDQLTALIEALAADTGRFVTDTGPYGAALAIELHEALEPLAPHLAPAGRESILLQGARIALADGPYSPAEREVLTTVGVALQLRADDTARLLAAARTPF; encoded by the coding sequence ATGTTGCCGTGGGGGCACCCCCGTGCCCGAAGGGCTACGGGGGAGTTACGGAGGTGCCACGTGCGGCGAGACCAAGGGCTATTCGGCCGGAAACTCCTGGTCTGCGGCGTTCATACCTCTTGGAACACTGTGGGCGACGGTGAGTTCTTCTGCGCCGATTGCGGAGGCGACCGCAACTACCGCCGCCGTACCGGCCGTCGGCGCTTCACCGTCCTCGGTCTCCCCCTGCTGCCGCGCGGCTCGGCCGGTCCTGTCGTCGAATGCGCCGCCTGCCGCACCCACTTCGGCATGGACGCCCTCGACCACCCCACCACCAGCCGCTTCTCCGCGATGCTGCGCGACGCGGTGCACACCGTGGCGCTCGCCGTCCTCGCCTCCGGCGGCACCTCATCGCGTACGGTCCGGGAGATCGCCGTCGCCACGGTCCGCGCGGCCGGCCTCGACGACTGCACCGAGGACCAGCTCACCGCCCTGATCGAGGCGCTCGCCGCGGACACCGGCCGTTTCGTCACCGACACAGGTCCCTATGGCGCGGCGCTCGCCATAGAGCTGCACGAGGCGCTGGAGCCGCTGGCGCCCCATCTGGCCCCGGCGGGGCGAGAGTCGATCCTGCTGCAGGGCGCGAGAATCGCCCTCGCGGACGGTCCGTACAGCCCGGCGGAGCGCGAGGTGCTGACGACGGTCGGCGTGGCGCTGCAGCTGCGCGCGGACGACACGGCGCGGCTGCTGGCCGCCGCGCGCACGCCGTTCTGA
- the leuA gene encoding 2-isopropylmalate synthase: MSENSVGRPTPVTTATHTQQPSGMPIHKYGRYEAVDIPDRTWPNSRITVAPRWLSTDLRDGNQALIDPMSPARKREMFDLLVRMGYKEIEVGFPASGQTDFDFVRSIIEDEGAIPEDVTISVLTQAREDLIERTVESLVGAHRATVHLYNATAPTFRRVVFRGSKDDIKQIAVDGTRLVMEYAEKLLDDRTAFGYQYSPEIFTDTELDFALEVCEAVMDVWQPEAGREIILNLPATVERSTPSTHADRFEWMSRNLSRREHVCLSVHPHNDRGTAVAAAELAIMAGADRIEGCLFGQGERTGNVDLVTLGMNLFSQGVDPQIDFSQIDEIRRTAEYCNQMEIHPRHPYAGDLVYTSFSGSHQDAIKKGFDAMEADAKAQGRTVDDIEWAVPYLPIDPKDVGRSYEAVIRVNSQSGKGGIAYVLKNEHKLDLPRRMQIEFSKTIQAKTDAEGGEVTPKEIWAIFQDEYLPAETNRWGRIQLRSGQTTTDKDGTDTLTVEATVDGADTVLTGVGNGPISAFFEALNAIGIDARLLDYQEHTMSEGASAQAASYIECAIDGKVLWGIGIDANTTRASLKAVISAVNRATR; this comes from the coding sequence ATGTCCGAGAATTCTGTCGGTCGCCCCACGCCCGTCACCACCGCGACCCACACTCAGCAGCCGTCCGGGATGCCGATCCACAAGTACGGCCGCTACGAGGCCGTGGACATCCCCGACCGCACCTGGCCGAACAGCCGGATCACCGTCGCCCCCCGCTGGCTGTCGACGGACCTGCGCGACGGCAACCAGGCCCTGATCGACCCGATGTCGCCGGCCCGCAAGCGCGAGATGTTCGACCTGCTCGTACGCATGGGCTACAAGGAGATCGAGGTCGGCTTCCCGGCCTCCGGTCAGACCGACTTCGACTTCGTACGCTCGATCATCGAGGACGAGGGCGCGATCCCCGAGGACGTGACGATCTCCGTCCTGACGCAGGCCCGTGAGGACCTGATCGAGCGCACCGTGGAATCGCTGGTCGGCGCGCACCGCGCCACCGTGCACCTGTACAACGCGACCGCACCGACCTTCCGCCGGGTCGTCTTCCGGGGCTCCAAGGACGACATCAAGCAGATCGCCGTGGACGGCACCCGTCTGGTGATGGAGTACGCCGAAAAGCTGCTGGACGACCGGACGGCCTTCGGCTACCAGTACAGCCCCGAGATCTTCACCGACACCGAGCTGGACTTCGCCCTGGAGGTCTGCGAGGCCGTCATGGACGTCTGGCAGCCCGAGGCCGGCCGCGAGATCATCCTCAACCTGCCTGCCACCGTTGAGCGTTCGACCCCGTCCACGCACGCCGACCGCTTCGAGTGGATGTCGCGCAATCTGTCGCGCCGCGAGCACGTCTGTCTGTCCGTGCACCCGCACAACGACCGCGGCACCGCGGTGGCCGCCGCCGAGCTGGCCATCATGGCGGGCGCGGACCGTATCGAGGGCTGCCTGTTCGGGCAGGGCGAGCGCACCGGCAACGTCGACCTGGTGACGCTGGGCATGAACCTCTTCAGCCAGGGCGTGGACCCGCAGATCGACTTCTCGCAGATCGACGAGATCCGTCGTACGGCCGAGTACTGCAACCAGATGGAGATCCACCCGCGCCACCCCTACGCGGGCGACCTGGTCTACACGTCCTTCTCCGGCTCCCACCAGGACGCCATCAAGAAGGGCTTCGACGCCATGGAGGCCGACGCCAAGGCGCAGGGCAGGACGGTCGACGACATCGAGTGGGCCGTCCCGTACCTGCCGATCGACCCCAAGGACGTCGGCCGCTCCTACGAGGCCGTCATCCGGGTCAACTCGCAGTCCGGCAAGGGCGGAATCGCGTACGTCCTGAAGAACGAGCACAAGCTGGACCTGCCGCGGCGTATGCAGATCGAGTTCTCCAAGACAATCCAGGCGAAGACGGACGCCGAGGGCGGCGAGGTCACGCCCAAGGAGATCTGGGCGATCTTCCAGGACGAGTACCTGCCCGCCGAGACGAACCGGTGGGGCCGTATCCAGCTGCGTTCCGGCCAGACCACGACCGACAAGGACGGTACGGACACGCTGACCGTGGAGGCCACGGTCGACGGAGCCGACACCGTGCTGACCGGCGTCGGCAACGGACCGATCTCCGCCTTCTTCGAGGCGCTGAACGCCATCGGCATCGACGCGCGGCTGCTGGACTACCAGGAGCACACAATGAGCGAGGGCGCGTCCGCGCAGGCCGCCTCGTACATCGAGTGCGCGATCGACGGCAAGGTGCTGTGGGGCATCGGCATCGACGCGAACACCACGCGTGCGTCGCTGAAGGCGGTCATCTCGGCCGTCAACCGGGCGACGCGTTAG
- a CDS encoding M4 family metallopeptidase produces the protein MDANARRVNPVFCTIVPPHVLDKLARAEDPAIAGPAARTLEHDALQRTRRRITTVRGLAPSVSGTVSDKPDRTIYDAGHQETVPGTKVHSESDEPAKDATVNRAHAGLGATFDLFLKAYGRHSIDDSGLPLNATVHYGEKYGNAFWDGERMVFGDGDNDLFLDFTLPVDVIGHELTHGVTQYTANLEYFSQSGALNESMSDVFGALIKQYSLGQSADAADWLIGAGLLGPNVTGVALRSMKEPGTAYDDDVLGKDPQPARMEDYVRTGRDNGGVHINSGIPNHAFYLAATALGGNAWERAGRIWYDVLTGGELSTTARFTDFARLTVAAARARFGEGEEQEALLKAWSQVGVPTN, from the coding sequence ATGGACGCCAACGCCCGCCGGGTGAACCCGGTCTTCTGCACCATCGTGCCGCCCCATGTCCTCGACAAACTGGCCCGCGCCGAGGACCCCGCGATCGCCGGGCCCGCCGCCCGCACCCTCGAGCACGACGCCCTCCAGCGCACCCGCCGCCGGATCACGACGGTGCGCGGGCTCGCTCCGAGTGTGAGCGGCACTGTCTCGGACAAGCCCGACCGCACGATCTACGACGCCGGGCACCAGGAGACCGTGCCGGGCACGAAGGTGCACTCCGAGAGCGACGAGCCCGCCAAGGACGCCACGGTCAACCGCGCCCACGCGGGCCTCGGCGCGACCTTCGACCTGTTCCTCAAGGCGTACGGCCGGCACTCCATCGACGACTCCGGCCTGCCGCTGAACGCGACCGTCCACTACGGCGAGAAGTACGGCAACGCCTTCTGGGACGGCGAGCGGATGGTCTTCGGCGACGGCGACAACGATCTCTTCCTGGACTTCACGCTCCCCGTCGACGTGATCGGGCACGAGCTCACCCACGGCGTCACGCAGTACACGGCGAATCTGGAGTACTTCAGCCAGTCCGGGGCGCTGAACGAGTCCATGTCGGACGTCTTCGGCGCGCTGATCAAGCAGTACTCCCTCGGCCAGAGCGCCGACGCGGCCGACTGGCTGATCGGCGCGGGCCTGCTGGGCCCGAACGTGACGGGTGTCGCCCTGCGCTCGATGAAGGAGCCGGGCACGGCGTACGACGACGATGTACTCGGCAAGGACCCGCAGCCCGCGAGGATGGAGGACTACGTCAGAACGGGCCGGGACAACGGCGGCGTCCACATCAACTCGGGGATCCCGAACCACGCCTTCTACCTGGCCGCCACCGCACTGGGCGGCAATGCGTGGGAGCGCGCGGGGCGGATCTGGTACGACGTGCTGACGGGCGGCGAGCTGTCCACGACGGCCCGGTTCACCGACTTCGCACGGCTCACCGTGGCCGCGGCCCGCGCCCGCTTCGGCGAGGGCGAGGAACAGGAGGCGCTGCTGAAAGCGTGGTCCCAGGTCGGGGTGCCTACCAACTGA
- a CDS encoding protealysin inhibitor emfourin, with product MRIQVRRTGGFAGIERFAEVDTSGRTDAGEWHALAEQAVAGGRRTPPIGVPDGFSYQITVDGRTVYCADPRLSDAQRKLISRVLKEGA from the coding sequence ATGCGTATCCAGGTAAGGCGTACGGGCGGATTCGCCGGTATCGAGCGGTTCGCGGAGGTGGACACCTCGGGGCGGACCGATGCGGGCGAGTGGCACGCCCTGGCCGAGCAGGCGGTGGCCGGTGGCCGGCGGACGCCGCCGATCGGGGTGCCGGACGGGTTCAGCTACCAGATCACGGTGGACGGGCGCACGGTCTACTGCGCGGATCCGCGGCTGTCCGACGCGCAGCGGAAGCTGATCTCGCGGGTGCTCAAGGAAGGTGCGTGA
- the era gene encoding GTPase Era: MGAMSARTQENNAPHRAGFACFVGRPNAGKSTLTNALVGQKVAITSSRPQTTRHTVRGIVHRPEAQLILVDTPGLHKPRTLLGERLNDVVRTTWAEVDVIGFCLPANEKLGPGDRFIAKELAGIRKTPKVAIVTKTDLVDSKTLAEQLIAVDQLGKELGMEWAEIVPVSAVAGKQVELVADLLIPLLPESPPLYPEGDLTDEPEQVMVAELIREAALEGVRDELPHSIAVVVEEMLPREDRPADKPLLDIHANLYIERPSQKGIIIGPKGKRLKEVGMKSRKHIEALLGTPVFLDLHVKVAKDWQRDPKQLRKLGF, encoded by the coding sequence ATGGGCGCCATGAGCGCTCGTACCCAAGAGAACAACGCCCCCCACCGGGCGGGCTTTGCCTGCTTCGTGGGCCGCCCCAACGCGGGCAAGTCCACCCTGACGAACGCTCTGGTCGGCCAGAAGGTGGCGATCACCTCCAGCCGGCCGCAGACGACCCGGCACACCGTGCGCGGCATCGTGCACCGCCCCGAGGCCCAGCTGATCCTGGTCGACACCCCTGGACTCCACAAGCCGCGCACGCTGCTCGGCGAGCGGCTCAACGACGTCGTGCGCACCACGTGGGCCGAGGTCGACGTGATCGGCTTCTGCCTGCCGGCGAACGAGAAGCTCGGCCCCGGTGACCGCTTCATCGCCAAGGAGCTCGCGGGGATCAGGAAGACCCCGAAGGTCGCGATCGTCACCAAGACCGACCTCGTCGACTCCAAGACCCTCGCCGAGCAGCTGATCGCCGTCGACCAGCTCGGCAAGGAGCTGGGCATGGAGTGGGCGGAGATCGTCCCGGTCTCGGCGGTCGCCGGCAAGCAGGTCGAGCTGGTGGCCGACCTGTTGATCCCGCTGCTCCCGGAGAGCCCCCCGCTCTACCCGGAGGGCGACCTCACCGACGAGCCCGAGCAGGTCATGGTCGCGGAGCTGATCCGCGAGGCCGCGCTGGAGGGCGTACGGGACGAGCTGCCGCACTCGATCGCGGTGGTGGTCGAGGAGATGCTGCCCCGCGAGGACCGCCCGGCGGACAAGCCGCTGCTGGACATCCACGCGAACCTCTACATCGAGCGCCCGAGCCAGAAGGGCATCATCATCGGCCCGAAGGGCAAGCGCCTGAAGGAGGTCGGCATGAAGTCCCGCAAGCACATCGAGGCGCTGCTGGGCACGCCGGTCTTCCTGGACCTCCATGTGAAGGTCGCGAAGGACTGGCAGCGGGACCCGAAGCAACTGCGGAAGCTCGGCTTCTGA
- a CDS encoding WxL protein peptidoglycan domain-containing protein, whose translation MRKLCVILLGLITMLCAVPAAHAADNGNWSVYPAASELGGRPYFYLSADPGTTLTDRVTVTNKTDAPLTFRLYAADAYNTERDGGFAVRTQKEKQRGVGAWARPERDRVTVPANSSVTVPYTLTVPEGAEPGDHPGALVALDERVSPSTGPVAVGIQQAVGARVYLRVGGPTVPALSVEDVALTHAQPLVPGTGESSALISYTLHNRGNVTLNPKVALKAEGLFGRDLLSRDLKKIPSELLPRQKIRLTERWSGAPQLEWGEVRLTASARDVRESAGASFFALPWLLAAVLAAALAGTGVWARSRRVRARVPRGS comes from the coding sequence ATGCGCAAGCTGTGCGTCATCCTGCTGGGTCTCATCACCATGCTGTGCGCCGTTCCGGCCGCGCACGCCGCCGACAACGGCAACTGGTCGGTCTACCCGGCCGCCTCGGAGCTCGGCGGGCGCCCGTACTTCTATCTCTCCGCCGACCCCGGCACCACTCTCACCGACCGGGTGACGGTCACCAACAAGACCGACGCCCCGCTGACCTTCCGGCTGTACGCCGCCGACGCGTACAACACCGAACGGGACGGCGGCTTCGCCGTGCGCACCCAGAAGGAGAAGCAGCGCGGCGTCGGCGCCTGGGCCAGGCCCGAGCGCGACCGCGTCACCGTCCCGGCGAACAGCTCCGTCACCGTGCCGTACACCCTCACCGTCCCCGAGGGCGCCGAGCCCGGTGACCACCCCGGCGCCCTGGTCGCCCTCGACGAGCGCGTCAGCCCCTCGACCGGCCCGGTCGCCGTCGGCATCCAGCAGGCGGTCGGCGCGCGGGTCTACCTGCGGGTGGGCGGTCCCACCGTGCCCGCGCTCTCCGTCGAGGACGTCGCGCTCACCCACGCGCAGCCCCTGGTCCCGGGCACCGGCGAGAGCAGCGCGCTCATCTCGTACACGCTCCACAACCGCGGCAACGTCACCCTCAACCCCAAGGTCGCCCTCAAGGCCGAGGGCCTCTTCGGCCGCGATCTCCTCAGCCGCGATCTGAAGAAGATCCCGTCCGAACTGCTGCCGCGCCAGAAGATCCGGCTCACCGAACGCTGGTCGGGCGCGCCCCAGCTCGAATGGGGCGAGGTCAGGCTCACGGCCAGCGCACGGGACGTCCGCGAGTCGGCCGGAGCCTCCTTCTTCGCGCTGCCGTGGCTTCTCGCGGCGGTGCTGGCGGCGGCGCTCGCGGGGACCGGGGTGTGGGCGCGGTCAAGGCGAGTGAGGGCGCGCGTACCACGGGGCTCCTGA
- a CDS encoding beta-xylosidase, translated as MATATRRSATRRSTGRHRRWTAAAGALALVAGTAWLAAPASALAAASAPVDFATHCVPPPIAGIPPIDGTTTAEITVDNATPKVGDTVTVTYTVTKPAASNPVDLALPADIMTPSGKVALGGAQAGGVTVTGPKKNPPVPGKGAFPPFSMTGTFTVTAPGSITLSPGDYNIHTSYIMELDTPCTVITPPAPVSETITATDVPGANERAIQLATASGKPGDRVTVTGAKFTPLADITVVGRAGAAETADRMTFKATATGGFTASLAVNDKATTGIVAYEGSAWSAEKGAGPAAYTVLDDTPLPGNSQKLNASVAAGTLSMSQAGDTVDLSAVDFGKGGAATGDLRTVTVKDFRGGPAGWSLTGKVTDFTGPGGTIDAGKLGWTPACTTKQGSPSTCAAGSAGPVGSAGATLASTPNGALTGGEFTVDAKVSLDVPAFTAPGAYSGVLTLTLT; from the coding sequence ATGGCTACAGCCACCCGAAGATCCGCCACCCGAAGGTCCACCGGCCGGCATCGGCGCTGGACCGCCGCTGCCGGTGCGCTCGCACTCGTCGCCGGTACGGCATGGCTCGCCGCGCCCGCGAGCGCGCTGGCCGCCGCATCGGCGCCGGTGGACTTCGCAACCCACTGCGTACCGCCGCCCATCGCCGGCATCCCGCCCATCGACGGCACCACGACCGCCGAGATCACCGTCGACAACGCCACCCCCAAGGTGGGCGACACCGTCACGGTCACCTACACGGTCACCAAGCCCGCCGCCAGCAACCCGGTCGACCTCGCACTCCCGGCCGACATCATGACGCCCAGCGGCAAGGTCGCCCTCGGCGGCGCCCAGGCCGGCGGCGTCACCGTCACCGGACCCAAGAAGAACCCGCCCGTCCCCGGCAAGGGAGCGTTCCCGCCGTTCTCGATGACCGGCACCTTCACGGTCACCGCGCCCGGCTCGATCACCCTCTCGCCCGGCGACTACAACATCCACACCAGCTACATCATGGAGCTGGACACCCCCTGCACGGTCATCACTCCGCCCGCGCCCGTCTCCGAGACGATCACCGCGACGGACGTCCCCGGGGCCAACGAGCGCGCCATCCAGCTCGCCACGGCCTCCGGCAAGCCCGGTGACCGGGTCACCGTCACCGGCGCCAAGTTCACTCCGCTCGCCGACATCACCGTCGTCGGCCGGGCCGGCGCCGCCGAGACCGCCGACCGGATGACCTTCAAGGCCACGGCCACCGGCGGCTTCACAGCAAGCCTCGCCGTCAACGACAAGGCGACCACCGGCATCGTCGCGTACGAGGGCAGTGCCTGGTCGGCGGAGAAGGGCGCGGGCCCGGCGGCGTACACGGTGCTCGACGACACCCCGCTGCCCGGGAACAGCCAGAAGCTCAACGCCTCGGTCGCGGCAGGCACCCTCTCCATGTCCCAGGCCGGTGACACCGTCGACCTGTCGGCGGTCGACTTCGGCAAGGGCGGGGCGGCCACCGGCGATCTGAGGACGGTGACGGTCAAGGACTTCCGGGGTGGCCCCGCGGGCTGGTCCCTGACCGGCAAGGTCACCGACTTCACCGGGCCCGGCGGGACGATCGACGCCGGCAAGCTCGGCTGGACGCCGGCCTGCACCACCAAGCAGGGCAGTCCCAGCACCTGTGCGGCCGGCTCCGCGGGACCGGTCGGCAGCGCGGGCGCGACCCTCGCCTCCACCCCCAACGGGGCGCTGACCGGAGGCGAGTTCACCGTGGACGCGAAGGTCTCGCTGGACGTACCGGCGTTCACCGCACCCGGCGCGTACTCCGGCGTGCTGACCCTCACGCTCACCTGA